Proteins found in one Elusimicrobium sp. genomic segment:
- a CDS encoding RDD family protein — protein sequence MNEKRINIMEPEIPQVVSAAQTEPKEPEVKYATITERFVALLIDYGVVFFPAQLIGGLIIKLMGPNAELWQIISVFVGINLAFILYETVLSCRDRVTLGKSLIGIAVVKKDLSGPISFFHAFLRAIGYYISAVLFFGGFFFAFFEERRRALHDFLGGSVVVQIRQKSFLEKAATNMLGMLLIVAFVAVACTQYLSGGAYYIRKAEDHLQKIAMLEEAHYSRYGYYTNDLLRLSLLSGDPVQFQRDTRKALQPRGFKIGVHKTGYKISGVARDSKRTPVYFESK from the coding sequence ATGAACGAAAAACGCATTAACATTATGGAGCCGGAAATTCCGCAAGTAGTTTCCGCGGCTCAAACCGAACCAAAAGAACCCGAAGTAAAATACGCCACTATTACCGAACGCTTTGTGGCTTTGCTGATTGATTACGGGGTGGTATTTTTCCCGGCACAGTTGATTGGCGGATTGATTATCAAACTGATGGGCCCGAACGCGGAATTGTGGCAGATTATATCCGTTTTTGTAGGCATCAATCTGGCATTTATTTTGTATGAAACCGTCTTGTCTTGCAGAGATCGTGTTACTTTAGGTAAAAGTTTGATAGGGATTGCCGTTGTAAAAAAAGATTTAAGCGGCCCTATTTCCTTTTTCCACGCTTTTCTGCGTGCGATTGGGTACTACATCAGCGCGGTGTTGTTTTTCGGCGGTTTTTTCTTTGCGTTTTTTGAAGAACGCCGCCGTGCGCTCCACGATTTTTTGGGCGGAAGCGTAGTGGTGCAGATTCGTCAAAAATCTTTTTTGGAAAAAGCTGCTACCAATATGTTGGGTATGCTTTTAATCGTTGCTTTTGTGGCGGTGGCCTGTACCCAATACTTATCCGGCGGGGCTTACTACATCAGAAAAGCCGAAGACCACTTGCAAAAAATCGCTATGTTGGAAGAAGCCCACTACTCCCGCTACGGTTACTATACCAACGATTTGTTGCGCCTTTCTCTGTTGTCGGGCGATCCCGTCCAATTTCAACGGGATACGCGCAAAGCCCTTCAACCTCGCGGTTTTAAGATCGGGGTACACAAAACCGGCTATAAAATCAGTGGCGTGGCGCGGGACAGTAAGCGTACTCCTGTTTATTTTGAATCAAAATAA